A portion of the Betta splendens chromosome 2, fBetSpl5.4, whole genome shotgun sequence genome contains these proteins:
- the LOC114868981 gene encoding myelin-oligodendrocyte glycoprotein-like has translation MGLIIIYEALMYLLVLLFNCAVAQVSGSSDLICSTKALSVWPGDDVILPCRLQPPLSAESMRVEWSRPDLEPGFIHVHQDGRFLYELQNPHYNYRTSLFVDQLPNGNVSLKLSRVTQSDAGTYRCSLPSVQQEASVQLSVGSEVIGSDQPVQAVVGDDVILPCHMEPLVDVTTLAVEWTTRNGAVVHKYKSQKDDTDIQNDQFKGRTSLFHDEMHKGNISLKLTNVTLTDAGNYTCSVRKRLQKKKDNVELFVDSIDKKGRDVNSKTTALTAGLTVPAVVILIAGVVAGLIWWKRQRKYRQNVTKCRKQISPLWDK, from the exons ATGGgactaattattatttatgaagCCTTGATGTATTTGCTGGTACTTTTATTTAACTGTGCGGTGGCGCAAGTTTCAG GATCCAGTGATCTGATTTGTTCTACTAAGGCATTATCCGTCTGGCCCGGTGATGACGTCATCCTACCGTGTCGTCTTCAACCTCCACTGAGTGCTGAGTCCATGAGGGTGGAGTGGAGCAGACCTGATCTGGAGCCAGGATTCATCCATGTTCACCAGGACGGACGCTTTTTATATGAGCTTCAAAATCCACATTATAATTATCGCACAAGTCTGTTTGTGGATCAGCTGCCTAATGGAAACGTCTCCCTGAAACTGTCCAGAGTGACTCAGTCTGATGCAGGAACATACAGATGTTCCCTTCCCtcagtgcagcaggaagcgtctgtgcagctcagtgttg ggtcagaggtcattggATCTGATCAACCAGTTCAAGCAGTGGTTGGTGATGATGTCATTCTGCCGTGTCACATGGAGCCTTTGGTCGATGTCACAACTCTGGCTGTGGAGTGGACGACACGCAACGGAGCAGTTGTTCACAAGTATAAAAGTCAAAAAGACGACACAGATATTCAGAATGATCAGTTTAAAGGCAGAACTTCTCTCTTCCACGATGAGatgcacaaaggaaacatttcaCTAAAACTGACAAACGTGACTCTGACAGATGCAGGAAATTACACCTGTTCTGTTCGCAAACGACTACAAAAAAAGAAGGACAACGTTGAGCTGTTTGTTG ATTCCATAGATAAAAAAGGAAGAGATGTTAACA GTAAGACCACTGCTCTTACTGCTGGTCTCACCGTCCCTGCCGTTGTTATCCTGATTGCTGGTGTTGTAGCAGGTTTAATTTGGTGGAAACGTCAAA